The Gemmata palustris genome includes a region encoding these proteins:
- a CDS encoding MFS transporter has product MSTVAPPSPPTPEHVQRLLAAVAVVPVLFSVYQTLVLTDVTSDAVRKGIEGDSYQMIWTNVAWGVSVLYGIFGGIAWMARHGARSGLTVGLAVFALGNLLCGAAADVDTLCGAKLVEGIGKGMVIVLCRSTLYKQFDKAVLVAIGIYGVLAYATRPTTPLFTACVNDALSWRWIFWVNVPVALAGLVLVRAFFRPDRPPKPLPLRIDWLAVTLLAGWVVSLAFAFGWYRKWGGWSSDEFAAVAIAAMVLPVALVARVWGGASPDEHLKRVLKVRGYVIAMGTRMLLLVNLLAVLTLLAVYMTGLRDYPREVAGEVLASASLPMAAATLLTTVFHRRALRPLLLLVGALGSAACVWWMSSVDNFTSKEDLSLMLAVWGGFVGLLPPAFLTDEVEVIDPRDALYAGALGAVCLIVPLVLVPTATQTAVSEWTDRAVDVQRQNLREERPAVRDAAAALADDYRQRGATPGEAQQLAGVALGASVKFESTARGVSGGLRFLSLTTGVLGLVIGLLRWFTPSTPLRKITP; this is encoded by the coding sequence ATGAGCACCGTCGCGCCGCCGTCTCCGCCCACGCCCGAGCACGTCCAGCGGCTGTTGGCGGCCGTGGCGGTTGTGCCCGTCCTCTTTAGCGTCTACCAGACGCTCGTCCTAACCGACGTGACCTCGGACGCGGTCCGCAAGGGGATCGAGGGCGACTCGTACCAGATGATCTGGACGAACGTCGCGTGGGGCGTGTCGGTCCTCTACGGGATCTTCGGCGGCATCGCGTGGATGGCCCGGCACGGGGCGCGGTCCGGCCTCACGGTCGGACTCGCCGTGTTCGCCCTGGGCAACCTGCTGTGCGGGGCCGCCGCCGACGTGGACACCCTGTGCGGGGCGAAGCTGGTCGAGGGCATCGGCAAGGGGATGGTCATCGTCCTGTGCCGCTCGACCCTGTACAAGCAGTTCGACAAAGCCGTCCTCGTGGCGATCGGGATCTACGGCGTCCTCGCTTACGCGACCCGGCCGACCACCCCACTGTTCACGGCCTGCGTCAACGACGCGCTGTCCTGGCGGTGGATCTTTTGGGTCAACGTGCCGGTCGCTCTCGCCGGACTGGTTCTGGTCCGCGCGTTCTTCAGGCCCGACCGCCCGCCCAAACCGCTGCCCCTTCGGATCGACTGGCTCGCGGTCACCCTGCTCGCCGGGTGGGTGGTCAGCCTGGCGTTCGCGTTCGGGTGGTACCGGAAGTGGGGCGGGTGGTCGTCGGACGAGTTCGCGGCGGTCGCGATCGCGGCGATGGTCCTCCCCGTCGCGCTCGTCGCCCGCGTGTGGGGCGGGGCCAGCCCGGACGAACACCTGAAGCGGGTACTGAAGGTCCGCGGCTACGTGATCGCGATGGGCACCCGGATGCTCCTGCTGGTCAACCTTCTGGCCGTTCTGACCTTGCTCGCGGTGTACATGACCGGCCTCCGCGACTACCCGCGAGAGGTGGCCGGCGAGGTCCTCGCCTCCGCGTCGCTCCCAATGGCGGCGGCGACCCTCCTGACCACGGTGTTCCACCGCCGGGCGCTCCGGCCGCTCTTGTTGCTGGTCGGTGCGCTGGGCAGCGCGGCGTGCGTCTGGTGGATGTCGTCGGTCGACAACTTCACTTCGAAGGAAGACCTGTCGCTGATGCTCGCGGTGTGGGGCGGGTTCGTCGGGCTGTTGCCACCGGCGTTCCTAACCGACGAGGTGGAGGTGATCGATCCGCGGGACGCCCTCTACGCCGGGGCGCTGGGAGCCGTGTGTCTGATCGTCCCGCTGGTGCTGGTCCCGACGGCCACGCAGACGGCCGTCTCGGAGTGGACGGACCGTGCGGTGGACGTTCAGCGGCAGAACCTGCGGGAGGAGCGCCCGGCGGTCCGGGACGCGGCCGCGGCCTTGGCCGATGACTACCGACAGCGCGGGGCGACCCCGGGCGAGGCCCAGCAACTTGCCGGCGTCGCTCTCGGCGCGTCCGTGAAGTTTGAATCCACGGCCCGCGGCGTGAGCGGCGGCCTCCGATTCCTGAGCCTGACCACCGGTGTCCTCGGGCTCGTCATCGGCCTGCTACGATGGTTCACCCCGAGCACGCCTCTGCGGAAGATCACCCCGTGA
- a CDS encoding TolC family protein produces MTYWAISVRRLLLAGVTAGAATGCGGPEHYRSSLDHRVLPPSVATRQPPTRSPDGAVKQVRADLPVTDPVSPSPGEPAPPVTDGRTAAGPLSLPDAVALAHRLQPRLQVFLEGVVQAKGAETVAVAPFLPTAVAGYSVGGFDLNAGGAPVPFGAGTPNFTFLPFTGAVPVGLNLNTGYELAELRVQWLLADFGRRMGRYWQAELGVDIARLQTDRAYQTVANDVALAYYQVLRARSLRRIAEEAVRRAEEDLDVAKKLEKGGVIEKEKVLRAEVLLSQAQRGRDAAEAGAGISVAALNLAIGLNISAATQVLTPVDLPELDLSLADCLGQAVSRRRELEVAQLSIQSAQLGGKVARAEFRPKVAAGGSLLDFQQSAPRGHTDLAVGFIKLEWNLFEGGRRVGEVRISDSKLRAAAAQAEALADTIAFQVNESYRQLTVARRGIDRSKPAVEQAREAYRLLRARAARGDATAAEVTEAETALTHAEQDYLNATYDYLIALARLNFAIGRSSVPPDAAPPGRP; encoded by the coding sequence ATGACGTACTGGGCGATCAGCGTTCGGAGGTTGCTGCTCGCCGGGGTCACGGCGGGGGCCGCGACAGGCTGCGGCGGCCCGGAACACTACCGCTCGTCCCTCGACCACCGGGTTCTGCCGCCGTCCGTTGCGACGAGGCAGCCGCCGACCCGATCTCCCGACGGTGCGGTGAAACAGGTGCGGGCCGACCTTCCCGTAACCGACCCCGTGTCTCCTTCGCCGGGCGAGCCGGCACCGCCGGTCACCGACGGGCGCACGGCCGCCGGGCCGCTCTCGCTCCCCGATGCCGTTGCCCTCGCGCACCGCCTCCAGCCGCGGCTCCAGGTGTTCCTCGAGGGGGTTGTTCAAGCGAAGGGGGCAGAGACGGTCGCGGTCGCCCCGTTCCTGCCGACGGCCGTCGCGGGCTATTCGGTGGGTGGGTTCGACCTGAACGCCGGCGGGGCGCCGGTTCCGTTCGGGGCGGGTACCCCGAACTTCACGTTCCTGCCGTTCACCGGCGCGGTTCCGGTCGGGCTGAACCTGAACACCGGGTACGAACTGGCCGAGCTGCGGGTCCAGTGGCTCCTCGCGGACTTCGGCCGACGGATGGGCCGGTACTGGCAGGCCGAACTCGGCGTGGACATCGCCCGGCTCCAGACCGATCGCGCGTACCAGACGGTCGCCAACGATGTCGCCCTCGCCTACTACCAGGTGCTCCGCGCCCGGAGCCTCCGCCGGATCGCGGAGGAAGCGGTCCGGCGGGCCGAGGAGGATCTCGACGTCGCCAAGAAGTTGGAGAAGGGCGGGGTGATCGAGAAGGAGAAGGTGCTGCGGGCCGAAGTGCTCCTCTCGCAGGCGCAGCGCGGCCGGGACGCGGCCGAGGCGGGGGCCGGCATTTCCGTCGCGGCCCTGAACTTGGCGATCGGGCTGAACATCAGCGCCGCGACGCAGGTACTCACTCCGGTGGACCTGCCGGAGCTCGATCTCTCCCTCGCGGACTGTCTCGGACAGGCGGTCTCGCGCCGCCGGGAACTCGAAGTCGCCCAGTTGTCGATCCAGTCGGCCCAGCTCGGCGGGAAGGTTGCGCGGGCCGAGTTCCGGCCGAAGGTGGCGGCCGGCGGCTCGCTCCTTGACTTCCAGCAGTCCGCGCCCCGCGGGCACACCGACCTCGCGGTCGGCTTCATCAAGTTGGAGTGGAACCTGTTCGAGGGCGGGCGCCGGGTCGGCGAGGTTCGGATCTCCGACTCGAAACTCCGGGCCGCCGCGGCGCAGGCGGAAGCGCTGGCCGACACGATCGCGTTCCAGGTGAACGAGTCGTACCGCCAACTGACCGTCGCGCGGCGGGGCATCGACCGCTCGAAGCCGGCGGTCGAGCAAGCGCGGGAAGCGTACCGGTTGCTCCGGGCGCGGGCCGCGAGGGGTGATGCGACGGCCGCGGAGGTGACCGAAGCCGAGACGGCGCTCACGCACGCCGAGCAGGATTACCTGAACGCGACGTACGACTACCTCATCGCCCTGGCCCGGCTCAACTTCGCCATCGGGCGCTCGTCGGTTCCGCCGGACGCCGCGCCGCCCGGCCGGCCCTGA
- a CDS encoding universal stress protein, whose amino-acid sequence MPAFKKILVPTDFSAVAAEAFRTAVALASTCGGEVVVAHVTRMPAVVVENGQVTPGGAAGKPLNLWSKFRAAVSGDPSVHVTHEVVVAGRTSAAGIVGMLEGFGCDLIVIGSHGHGRLRRLFRGSITDGVVRRARCPVLVVKAPAARAAPAKSVTTQSDRVV is encoded by the coding sequence GTGCCCGCGTTCAAGAAGATACTCGTTCCGACCGACTTCTCGGCGGTGGCCGCAGAGGCGTTCCGAACCGCGGTCGCGCTCGCCAGCACTTGTGGGGGCGAAGTGGTCGTCGCCCACGTCACCCGGATGCCGGCGGTGGTCGTCGAGAACGGTCAGGTCACTCCCGGTGGTGCCGCGGGCAAGCCCCTCAACCTGTGGAGCAAGTTCCGGGCGGCCGTGTCGGGCGACCCGAGCGTCCACGTCACGCACGAGGTCGTCGTGGCCGGGCGGACATCGGCGGCGGGGATTGTGGGGATGCTGGAGGGGTTCGGGTGCGACCTGATCGTGATCGGGTCTCACGGGCACGGGCGGCTGAGGCGGCTCTTCCGCGGGAGCATCACCGATGGCGTGGTGCGCCGCGCCCGCTGCCCGGTGCTCGTCGTGAAGGCCCCAGCCGCTCGGGCGGCACCGGCGAAATCAGTGACCACCCAGTCCGACCGGGTCGTGTGA
- a CDS encoding CoA transferase: MSTATRRSVETSGATDPLTQALETQLSRPATSPEFDLHRAVNQVLADLGMTAADCGGKLTFYGRDPILPSRLRFGTMASVGLAARSVALAALWKQATGEGQDISVDVRKALRRFCGFFDGKWETINGRPPAPGGYAVSPFLKVPFFRETRDGRHVIALDFYPRLRARTLTLLRCSESIESIQNAILKWKAEELEEAAAEAGLVLATVRTNEEFRRELQYTEVLSKMPLITVEKIGDSEPVPLKPSGGLPLAGVRAFGMGHVIAGAAMGRDLALYGADVLNIWRPRDSEVEAFAWDTQVGMRSTILDDSKEDRAQFNRLLAQADVFFANKRPGFLNQHGLDAEELCARKPGLIHATVVLHGEKGPWSNRPGFDEIGAAVAGVFTIEGTPTKPGHPPIVPIADNVVGWLGTTGILAALRRRAVEGGSYRVVVSLTRTVLWLLSLGIFDKAYAQAAAGSTDEHRYAEPDLFTAETPCGTYQGMTDQVVLSLTPGSYRTVLVPRGSSKPEWLVS, encoded by the coding sequence ATGAGTACCGCAACCCGTCGGTCGGTTGAAACGAGCGGGGCGACCGACCCGCTGACGCAAGCGCTGGAAACACAACTGAGTCGGCCCGCGACCTCGCCGGAATTCGACCTGCACCGGGCGGTGAATCAGGTCCTCGCGGACCTCGGCATGACGGCCGCCGATTGCGGCGGCAAGCTCACGTTCTACGGACGCGATCCAATTCTCCCCAGCCGGCTCCGTTTCGGAACGATGGCGAGCGTCGGCCTGGCCGCGAGGAGCGTCGCGCTGGCCGCACTCTGGAAGCAGGCGACGGGTGAGGGACAGGACATCTCCGTGGACGTGCGGAAGGCGCTGCGGCGCTTCTGCGGCTTCTTCGACGGAAAGTGGGAGACCATCAACGGTCGGCCCCCGGCCCCGGGCGGCTACGCCGTCAGCCCGTTCCTGAAAGTTCCGTTCTTCCGGGAAACCCGCGACGGGCGCCACGTCATCGCGCTCGACTTTTATCCCCGGCTCCGCGCGCGCACGCTCACGTTGCTCCGCTGCAGCGAGAGCATCGAATCCATCCAGAACGCCATCCTGAAATGGAAGGCGGAAGAGTTGGAAGAGGCGGCGGCGGAAGCCGGGTTGGTGCTGGCCACGGTGCGCACGAACGAAGAATTCCGCAGAGAACTCCAGTACACGGAGGTGCTCTCGAAGATGCCGCTGATCACCGTGGAGAAGATCGGGGACAGCGAGCCGGTGCCGCTCAAGCCGAGCGGTGGCCTTCCCCTTGCGGGCGTCCGCGCCTTCGGAATGGGCCACGTCATCGCCGGTGCCGCCATGGGCCGCGACCTCGCCCTGTACGGTGCCGACGTGCTGAACATCTGGAGGCCGCGCGACTCGGAGGTCGAGGCTTTCGCCTGGGACACCCAGGTCGGTATGCGATCAACGATACTCGACGACTCCAAGGAGGATCGTGCCCAGTTCAATCGGCTGCTCGCGCAAGCCGACGTCTTCTTCGCCAACAAGCGCCCGGGGTTCTTGAATCAGCACGGCCTCGACGCCGAGGAGCTGTGCGCGCGGAAGCCGGGCCTGATCCACGCCACCGTCGTCCTCCACGGCGAGAAGGGCCCCTGGTCGAACCGGCCGGGTTTCGACGAGATCGGCGCCGCCGTCGCGGGCGTCTTTACTATCGAGGGAACGCCGACCAAGCCGGGCCACCCGCCGATCGTGCCGATCGCCGACAACGTGGTCGGTTGGCTGGGCACCACCGGCATCCTCGCCGCCCTCCGCCGTCGCGCCGTCGAGGGGGGCAGCTACCGGGTCGTGGTCTCGCTGACGCGGACCGTGCTGTGGCTGCTCTCGCTCGGCATCTTCGATAAGGCCTACGCGCAGGCCGCCGCCGGCTCGACCGACGAGCACCGGTACGCCGAACCGGACCTGTTCACTGCGGAAACGCCGTGCGGAACCTATCAGGGGATGACGGACCAGGTGGTCCTGTCGCTGACCCCGGGCTCGTACCGGACCGTTCTTGTGCCCCGGGGCTCGAGCAAACCCGAATGGTTGGTTTCATGA
- a CDS encoding 3-hydroxyacyl-CoA dehydrogenase NAD-binding domain-containing protein — protein MPSHQPVRRIAVVGTGVIGASWAAYYLSRGFDVVATDPAPGAEANLHKYVDSAWPALAKAGLAAGASRDGLTFTADMGRALADADLVQENAPERPEFKVKLFAEMDRAAPPDSILASSSSGITMDVMQSGCKRPERCVIGHPFNPPHIVPLVEVVGGAKTSEEVIDRAMSFYASIGKKPIRLRKALPGHAANRLQAAVYKEMLHLIQDGVLSVADAEVAVCYGPGLRWGVMGQSLQWHLGGGAGGINHFMDHLMGPLVAMMKDLKMPDVTPALKQTIIDDVVKEARGRSVEELAEAENAVLLGLLALRAEFGSTLP, from the coding sequence ATGCCGTCTCATCAGCCTGTTCGCCGCATCGCCGTCGTCGGCACCGGAGTGATCGGCGCGAGTTGGGCCGCGTACTACCTTTCACGCGGGTTCGACGTGGTCGCCACCGATCCGGCACCGGGCGCGGAAGCGAACCTCCACAAGTACGTTGACAGCGCCTGGCCGGCGCTCGCCAAGGCCGGACTCGCAGCCGGCGCTTCCCGCGACGGGCTGACCTTCACGGCGGACATGGGCCGGGCGCTCGCGGACGCCGACCTCGTTCAGGAAAACGCCCCGGAGCGACCCGAGTTCAAGGTCAAGCTCTTCGCCGAGATGGACCGGGCCGCCCCTCCGGACTCGATCCTGGCGTCGAGTTCCTCCGGCATCACCATGGACGTCATGCAGTCGGGTTGCAAGCGCCCCGAGCGCTGCGTGATCGGCCACCCCTTCAATCCCCCACACATCGTTCCCCTCGTCGAGGTGGTCGGCGGCGCGAAGACGTCCGAAGAGGTGATCGACCGCGCCATGTCGTTCTACGCGTCGATCGGCAAGAAGCCGATCCGGCTGCGCAAGGCGCTCCCGGGCCATGCGGCCAACCGTCTGCAGGCGGCCGTCTACAAGGAGATGCTGCACCTCATTCAGGACGGCGTACTGAGTGTGGCGGACGCCGAAGTCGCCGTGTGTTACGGACCGGGGCTTCGGTGGGGGGTGATGGGCCAGAGCCTGCAATGGCACCTGGGGGGAGGTGCGGGCGGCATCAACCACTTCATGGACCATCTCATGGGCCCACTGGTAGCCATGATGAAGGACCTCAAGATGCCCGATGTTACCCCGGCACTGAAGCAAACGATCATCGACGACGTGGTGAAGGAGGCGCGCGGAAGGTCAGTCGAGGAGCTCGCCGAGGCGGAGAACGCCGTGCTCCTGGGACTTCTCGCACTGCGTGCCGAGTTCGGCAGCACGCTTCCCTGA
- a CDS encoding IS701 family transposase — protein MPSSHPLPSSCHWFSVLAAALDPRSAPRLAWLLVGAVLARGRRTVTTWIRSAGLSDEYRPCYTTVAALGGRTDRAASHLLREVVRPLAAEARRLTLALDDTPTERYGATVQGAGVHHNPTPGPAGGPFVYGHVWVVLGLLARHPSWGIVALPLLARLYVRRKDLPGIPARTRPGFRTKLELAVELVRWAASWLGHLGKPLWVVADGAYAKAPVLKPLRELGVTVVSRLRKDSALWSVPGPRAPHQRGPNRTYGDQRIELAKRAGQTRGWATGTFDLYGKPTEKKYKTFVATWRPAGGAIRVVLVDEPTGWVAFFCTDTAAPVGDILGSVASRFSLEIAFRDLKEVVGAGQQQVRLVRANVGAFHVCLWALTMTEAWAWNRDAKALAGHRAASPWDDGERRPSHADKRRAWRRELLRNEIQAVLRPGINEAELQVAAERLLDLAA, from the coding sequence ATGCCATCATCGCATCCGCTACCCTCGTCGTGCCACTGGTTTTCGGTTCTCGCGGCGGCGTTAGACCCACGATCGGCTCCGCGGCTGGCATGGTTGCTGGTCGGAGCCGTTCTGGCTCGGGGCCGGCGCACCGTTACGACCTGGATTCGGTCCGCCGGGCTGAGCGATGAGTATCGCCCGTGCTACACCACGGTGGCCGCGCTTGGGGGCCGGACCGACCGCGCGGCGTCACACCTGCTGCGGGAGGTCGTGAGGCCCCTGGCGGCGGAGGCCAGACGGCTCACGTTGGCCCTGGATGACACCCCAACGGAACGATACGGGGCAACGGTACAAGGGGCCGGGGTGCACCACAACCCGACGCCCGGGCCGGCCGGCGGACCGTTCGTGTACGGGCACGTGTGGGTGGTCCTCGGGCTCCTGGCCCGGCACCCCTCTTGGGGCATCGTTGCGCTCCCGCTGCTGGCCCGGTTGTACGTGCGCCGCAAGGACCTTCCGGGGATCCCGGCGAGGACCCGGCCCGGGTTCCGGACCAAGCTGGAACTGGCCGTCGAGTTGGTGCGGTGGGCCGCCTCGTGGCTCGGGCACCTGGGCAAGCCCCTCTGGGTGGTGGCCGACGGGGCGTACGCCAAGGCCCCGGTACTCAAGCCCCTGCGGGAGCTCGGGGTGACGGTGGTGAGCCGACTGAGGAAGGACTCGGCCCTGTGGTCCGTGCCCGGCCCGCGGGCGCCCCACCAGCGCGGACCGAACCGGACCTATGGGGACCAGCGAATCGAGTTGGCCAAGCGAGCCGGACAGACCCGCGGGTGGGCCACCGGGACGTTCGACTTGTACGGGAAACCGACGGAGAAGAAGTACAAGACGTTCGTGGCCACCTGGCGCCCGGCCGGTGGGGCGATTCGCGTCGTTCTGGTGGACGAGCCCACCGGGTGGGTGGCGTTCTTCTGCACCGACACCGCCGCGCCGGTGGGCGACATCCTCGGAAGTGTCGCGAGTCGCTTCAGCCTGGAGATCGCGTTCCGCGATCTGAAAGAAGTTGTCGGGGCGGGTCAGCAGCAGGTGCGCCTCGTGCGGGCCAACGTCGGGGCGTTCCACGTGTGCCTGTGGGCGCTCACGATGACCGAAGCTTGGGCCTGGAATCGGGATGCCAAGGCGTTGGCCGGGCACCGGGCCGCAAGTCCATGGGACGACGGGGAACGGCGACCGAGTCACGCGGATAAGCGCCGCGCCTGGCGCCGTGAGCTACTGCGGAACGAAATTCAGGCGGTTCTGCGGCCCGGGATCAACGAGGCCGAATTACAAGTCGCCGCCGAACGACTACTCGACTTGGCCGCTTAA
- a CDS encoding HlyD family secretion protein, which yields MSSAPVPGPSGPAPPPTVAAPAPHASPWRWPKRVGAILVVGAVVVALIPAATEWVSFRRGHSLTDDAFVESHIVNVAPEAVSGRVIRFTADENDRVEAGQILAEIDPTPYRDQVELAKAKLATVEAELKRQEISLARLKIDVPLQIAIAKQTHAGARADRAKADESIKVTEDEVERGIEEAKAAVDAAKADLALAQIEYDRFEDLYKQNAVTQRKWQEVTRARDAAAAHVRLVEAKFAKAKGDRGKVTVARKTLEGAETGVGKAEKSVSLAETGNAQIAEAEQLTVVKRQTVEEARRALTAAENTLGYTRIRAPFPGVVVRRARNLGDFASPGVAVLSLYNPDLLYVTANLEETRLRDVAPGNAVRLDVDAFPEPFRGRVVWVNKSTGAQFSLMPRNVVSGEFTKVVQRVPVRIAIEKDERWPQLRAGLSVRVVIEHGPGDPAWADKAAREMTALEAKFNLPER from the coding sequence ATGAGTAGCGCTCCGGTACCCGGCCCGTCTGGACCGGCGCCACCGCCGACGGTCGCGGCTCCCGCGCCACACGCCTCACCGTGGCGCTGGCCGAAGCGGGTCGGGGCGATCCTTGTCGTCGGCGCGGTTGTTGTCGCACTCATCCCGGCCGCGACCGAGTGGGTGTCGTTCCGCCGCGGCCACTCGCTCACCGACGACGCGTTCGTCGAGTCTCACATCGTCAACGTGGCCCCGGAGGCCGTGTCGGGGCGGGTGATTCGGTTCACCGCCGACGAGAACGACCGCGTCGAGGCCGGGCAAATATTGGCGGAGATCGATCCGACGCCGTACCGGGATCAGGTCGAACTCGCAAAGGCGAAGTTGGCGACGGTTGAGGCCGAACTGAAGCGGCAGGAGATTTCGCTGGCCCGGCTCAAGATCGACGTGCCGCTCCAGATCGCGATCGCGAAGCAGACGCACGCGGGCGCCCGGGCCGACCGGGCCAAGGCCGACGAGTCGATCAAGGTGACCGAGGACGAGGTCGAGCGCGGGATCGAAGAGGCCAAGGCGGCCGTGGACGCGGCGAAGGCCGATCTCGCGCTGGCCCAGATCGAGTACGACCGATTTGAAGACCTTTACAAGCAGAACGCGGTAACCCAGCGGAAGTGGCAGGAGGTGACCCGGGCGCGGGACGCGGCGGCGGCCCACGTCCGGTTGGTCGAAGCGAAGTTCGCGAAAGCCAAGGGCGATCGGGGCAAGGTAACCGTCGCACGGAAGACGCTCGAAGGGGCCGAGACGGGCGTCGGGAAGGCGGAAAAGTCGGTGAGCCTGGCCGAAACCGGGAACGCGCAGATCGCCGAGGCCGAACAGCTCACCGTGGTGAAGCGGCAGACGGTCGAGGAGGCGCGGCGCGCGCTGACCGCGGCCGAGAACACGCTCGGCTACACCCGGATTCGCGCGCCGTTTCCCGGCGTGGTCGTCCGCCGGGCGCGGAACCTGGGTGACTTCGCCTCGCCCGGCGTCGCGGTCCTGAGCCTGTACAACCCGGACCTGCTCTATGTCACCGCCAACCTGGAGGAGACCCGTCTGCGTGACGTCGCGCCGGGGAACGCCGTGCGGCTCGACGTCGACGCGTTCCCCGAGCCGTTCCGCGGCCGGGTGGTGTGGGTCAACAAGTCCACCGGCGCGCAGTTCTCGCTGATGCCCCGGAACGTGGTGAGCGGGGAGTTCACCAAGGTAGTGCAGCGGGTTCCCGTGCGGATCGCCATCGAAAAGGACGAGCGGTGGCCGCAACTGCGCGCCGGGCTGTCGGTGCGGGTGGTGATCGAGCACGGCCCGGGCGACCCGGCATGGGCGGACAAGGCGGCCCGCGAGATGACCGCCCTCGAAGCCAAGTTCAACCTCCCGGAACGGTGA